The Streptococcus mitis region TAATCATAAGCGACTTTACGAAATTGGATATTTACCAATTCCCCATCTTCAATCTCTATCACGGCATACTGGGCACGGTGATTTTTTAACTTTTCCCAATTAAAATAGGGCATACCAATCGAACCTGGATTGATAATTTGTTGCCCTTGACTGCCATAACGAAGCAATTGCTTGTGAACATGACCATAGACTGCCACGTCGGTTTCCGCATCTAGGAGTTGGTCAAATTTCTCTGTATCATTCTCAACTAGCAAGTCACCACCATAGTTCTTATTTGGCAAATTATGAGAAAGAGAAAAGCGCAGCCCCTCAACTTCTTTCTTTTCTAGCAAAGGTAAGCTTCGTAACCAGACAATCGTTGCAGGATCCATTCGCTCCATCAAAAACTGAGTCATTCGCATTGACTGGATTTCTTGTGGATCTCCCAAACCGTATTCACCATCCAAGGCCTCAAGGACACAATCATCCCAATTGCCTCGAACACTGGCTGTGATAGGAAGGTCCTTTAGCAGGGCGACCAAATCATTTGCACCTGGACCGGGAAGAAAAATATCTCCCAGAAGCCAGTATTCACTGACTCCTTGATTTTTAGCATCTGCAATCACTGCTTCTAGGGCAGTTGTATTGCCATGAATATCTGATAAAA contains the following coding sequences:
- a CDS encoding metallophosphoesterase family protein, with amino-acid sequence MKHKIAILSDIHGNTTALEAVIADAKNQGVSEYWLLGDIFLPGPGANDLVALLKDLPITASVRGNWDDCVLEALDGEYGLGDPQEIQSMRMTQFLMERMDPATIVWLRSLPLLEKKEVEGLRFSLSHNLPNKNYGGDLLVENDTEKFDQLLDAETDVAVYGHVHKQLLRYGSQGQQIINPGSIGMPYFNWEKLKNHRAQYAVIEIEDGELVNIQFRKVAYDYEAELELAKSKGLPFIEMYEELRRDDNYQGHNLELLASLIEKHGYVEDVKNFFDFL